From Brucella pseudogrignonensis, a single genomic window includes:
- a CDS encoding LysR family transcriptional regulator gives MVAPLDWDKLRIFHAAAEAGSFTHAAQTLHLSQSAISRQVSALELDVGVPLFHRHARGLILTEQGETLYRTAHDVLMKLENVRSKLAESKEKPTGRLRVTTTVGLGSGWLIERIQEFVELYPDIQLQLILDNEELDLTMRHADCAIRLRQPQQPDLIQRRLFTVHMHVYASAGYVSKHGKLNSIDEIDQHRVVTFGEPAPSYLTGLNWLEVAGRTDGSARIPVLQVNNLLSVRRAVQRGVGMAVLPDYMADKESGLVQLLPDLEEIPSFDTFFCYPEALKNSAKLHAFRDFLFSKARNWTY, from the coding sequence GTGGTCGCACCACTCGACTGGGATAAACTGCGCATCTTCCACGCTGCTGCAGAGGCGGGGTCCTTTACCCATGCCGCGCAGACGCTGCATTTGTCGCAATCGGCTATTTCGCGACAAGTCAGCGCCTTGGAGCTTGATGTCGGTGTTCCGTTGTTCCATCGCCATGCACGTGGCCTTATTCTGACGGAGCAGGGCGAAACGCTCTATCGCACAGCGCATGACGTGCTGATGAAGCTCGAAAATGTCCGCTCCAAACTTGCCGAAAGCAAAGAGAAGCCGACGGGGCGCCTGCGGGTGACCACAACGGTCGGCCTTGGCTCCGGCTGGCTGATTGAGCGCATTCAGGAGTTCGTTGAGCTTTATCCGGATATTCAGTTGCAGCTTATCCTCGACAATGAGGAACTGGATCTGACGATGCGTCACGCGGATTGCGCAATTCGTTTGCGTCAGCCGCAGCAGCCGGACCTGATCCAGCGTCGACTGTTCACCGTGCATATGCACGTCTATGCATCGGCGGGTTATGTTTCCAAGCATGGAAAGCTTAATTCCATCGACGAAATCGACCAGCATCGCGTTGTGACATTCGGTGAGCCTGCGCCGAGCTATCTGACAGGGTTGAACTGGTTGGAAGTTGCAGGTCGCACGGACGGAAGCGCACGTATTCCTGTCTTGCAGGTCAATAATCTTCTGTCCGTGCGTCGTGCTGTGCAGCGCGGCGTCGGCATGGCGGTTCTGCCTGATTACATGGCTGACAAGGAATCAGGTCTGGTGCAGCTGCTGCCTGATCTTGAGGAAATTCCATCCTTCGACACATTTTTCTGCTACCCGGAGGCGTTGAAGAATTCGGCCAAGCTTCATGCTTTCCGCGACTTCCTGTTTTCAAAGGCGCGTAACTGGACCTATTGA
- the trxB gene encoding thioredoxin-disulfide reductase — protein MSQRHAPVIIIGSGPAGYTAAIYAARAMLKPIIITGLQQGGQLMITTDVENYPGYAEPVQGPWMMDQMATQAQNVGAEILYDIITEVDTQSRPFRLIGDGGTVYTCDALIIATGAQAKWLGLESEQTFMGGGVSACATCDGFFYRGKDVVVVGGGNTAVEEALYLSHIAKSVTVVHRREGFRAEKIMQDRLLSRDNVKVVWNSVIDEIVGTEAKPPVGATVTGVRLKNVVTGETALHDAHGVFIAIGHAPAVSLFEGKLKQKPNGYLWTAPDSTATDVPGIFAAGDVTDDIYRQAVTAAGMGCMAALEAERYLAAQEPLHEAAE, from the coding sequence ATGTCACAGCGTCATGCGCCCGTCATTATCATCGGCTCAGGTCCGGCAGGTTATACGGCGGCGATTTATGCAGCGCGTGCGATGCTTAAACCGATTATCATTACCGGTTTACAGCAGGGTGGTCAGTTGATGATCACGACGGACGTGGAAAATTATCCTGGCTATGCCGAACCCGTGCAGGGTCCGTGGATGATGGACCAGATGGCAACGCAGGCCCAGAATGTCGGCGCGGAAATTCTTTATGACATTATCACCGAAGTTGACACTCAATCGCGTCCCTTCCGCCTGATTGGCGATGGCGGTACGGTTTATACCTGCGATGCGCTGATTATTGCCACGGGTGCTCAGGCCAAATGGCTGGGCCTTGAAAGCGAACAGACCTTTATGGGCGGCGGCGTTTCGGCCTGTGCGACCTGTGACGGTTTCTTCTATCGCGGCAAGGATGTTGTGGTTGTTGGTGGCGGTAATACGGCTGTCGAAGAAGCGCTTTATCTTTCGCATATCGCAAAGAGCGTGACGGTTGTTCATCGCCGCGAAGGCTTCCGCGCTGAAAAGATTATGCAGGATCGTCTGCTGTCGCGCGATAACGTTAAGGTCGTGTGGAACAGCGTCATTGATGAGATCGTCGGCACTGAAGCCAAGCCACCAGTGGGCGCGACCGTGACCGGCGTGCGCCTGAAGAATGTTGTCACCGGCGAGACGGCTCTTCACGACGCTCATGGCGTTTTCATCGCTATCGGCCACGCACCTGCGGTTTCTTTGTTCGAGGGCAAGCTTAAGCAGAAGCCAAACGGCTATCTGTGGACTGCGCCTGATTCGACCGCCACCGATGTCCCTGGTATTTTTGCTGCCGGTGATGTCACTGATGATATTTACCGGCAGGCTGTAACGGCAGCGGGTATGGGTTGCATGGCTGCTCTGGAAGCAGAGCGCTATCTGGCTGCACAGGAACCGCTGCACGAAGCTGCGGAGTAA